From Equus quagga isolate Etosha38 chromosome 3, UCLA_HA_Equagga_1.0, whole genome shotgun sequence, one genomic window encodes:
- the TIFA gene encoding TRAF-interacting protein with FHA domain-containing protein A isoform X1 has product MTRALHLACLVGWFSFLPPPTRVPGQHLGRRGVGFALNAEATPFTFQTLAGKSRPLGNGLLFAEAWPLLSLRSITRAGSAEGGPGPGIRGVGAAASGGDRRAESGGRAVPGGEGSREARLAARGGHSAHRAPQPCSARPHRAHPRPGGCGRSRRPRGVGADVGRVRWPSPTRLRQLASISDVQSGSGKFTDSGTQFSD; this is encoded by the exons ATGACGCGTGCCCTGCACCTGGCTTGCTTGGTAGGTTGGTTCagtttcctgcctcctcccacccgcGTCCCAGGCCAACACTTGGGGCGGAGGGGAGTGGGTTTCGCGCTTAATGCTGAAGCGACTCCATTCACTTTTCAAACTCTAGCTGGTAAGTCACGCCCTCTCGGGAACGGCCTCCTGTTTGCGGAGGCTTGGCCGCTGCTGTCACTGCGCAGCATCACACGGGCCGGGAGCGCGGAGGGCGGTCCCGGGCCGGGCATCCGGGGCGTGGGCGCAGCGGCCAGCGGAGGAGACAGGCGGGCGGAGTCCGGCGGGCGCGCAGTCCCCGGCGGTGAGGGCTCCCGGGAGGCGCGCTTGGCAGCGCGGGGAGGACACAGCGCGCATCGGGCCCCGCAACCCTGCTCGGCGCGTCCCCATCGCGCCCACCCGCGTCCCGGTGGCTGCGGCCGGTCCAGGCGCCCCCGCGGAGTCGGTGCGGACGTGGGGCGCGTGCGGTGGCCATCCCCCACGAGGCTCCGCCAGCTCGCCTCCATTAGCGACGTGCAAAGCGGTTCTGGGAAGTTCACGGACTCGGGGACCCAG TTTTCAGATTGA
- the TIFA gene encoding TRAF-interacting protein with FHA domain-containing protein A isoform X3, giving the protein MSSFEDADTEEMLTCLQMTVYHPGQQPNGIFQSIGFHKREKLPSREEVKFGRSSKVCNYTFQDRQVSRVQFSLQLFKKFGSSVLSFEIKNMSKKTSLIVDNRTLDFLHKVDLPDRCMIRFGDYQILMEKEDGVSLEFFETEFILSPRSLLQENDWPPQNPIPEYCHSVWFSPQSTSPMETDENEL; this is encoded by the coding sequence ATGTCCAGTTTCGAAGACGCGGACACAGAAGAGATGCTAACCTGTCTCCAGATGACTGTTTACCATCCTGGCCAGCAGCCAAATGGAATATTCCAATCAATAGGGTTTCATAAGCGGGAGAAACTCCCCTCCAGGGAAGAGGTGAAATTTGGCCGAAGTTCCAAAGTCTGTAATTATACCTTTCAGGACAGACAGGTTTCCCGAGTTCAGTTTTCTCTGCAGCTGTTTAAAAAGTTTGGTAGCTCAGTTCtctcttttgaaattaaaaatatgagtaaGAAGACCAGTCTGATTGTGGACAACAGGACGCTGGACTTCCTGCATAAAGTGGACCTGCCCGACAGGTGCATGATCAGATTCGGAGACTATCAGATcctgatggagaaggaagatggagtGTCGTTAGAATTTTTTGAGACGGAGTTTATTTTGTCTCCAAGATCACTCTTGCAAGAAAACGACTGGCCCCCACAGAATCCCATACCTGAGTATTGCCATTCTGTATGGTTTTCCCCCCAAAGCACTTCTCCTATGGAAACGGACGAAAATGAACTGTGA
- the AP1AR gene encoding AP-1 complex-associated regulatory protein isoform X1, whose translation MGNCCWTQCFGLLRKEAGRLQRVAGGGGSRYFRTCSRGEHLTIEFENLVESDEGESPGSSHRPLTEEEIVDLRERHYDSIAEKQKDLDMKIQKELALQEEKLRLEEEALYAAQREAARAAKQRKLLEQERQRVVQRYHPSSNGDYQSSGPEDDFESCLRNIKSQYEVFRSSRLSSDATVLTPNTESSCDLMTKTKSTSGNDDSTSLDLEWEDEEGMNRMLPMRERSKTEEDILRAALKSSSKRTGSNPTSASEDSNGLEWENDFVSAEMDDNGNSEYSGFVNPVLELSDSCIKQSDADQQKR comes from the exons atccagGTATTTTAGAACATGCTCAAGAGGTGAGCACTTAACCATAGAG TTTGAGAATCTAGTAGAAAGTGATGAG GGGGAAAGCCCAGGAAGCAGTCATAG GCCTCTTACTGAGGAAGAAATTGTTGACCTGAGAGAGAGGCATTATGATTCTATtgctgaaaaacagaaagatcttgatatgaaaattcaaaaagaG TTAGCCTTACAAGAGGAGAAGTTAAGACTAGAAGAAGAAGCTTTATACGCTGCACAGCGTGAAGCAGCCAGGGCAGCAAAGCAGCGAAAGCTcttggag CAAGAAAGGCAGAGAGTTGTGCAGCGATACCACCCTTCAAGCAATGGAGACTATCAAAG TTCGGGACCAGAAGACGACTTTGAATCTTGTTTGAGAAATATAAAGTCACAGTACGAAGTTTTTCGAAGTAGTa GACTTTCATCAGATGCTACAGTTTTGACACCAAATACAGAAAGCAGTTGTGATTTGATGACCAAAACTAAATCAACTAGTGGAAATGATGACAGCACATCCTTAGATCTAGAGTGGGAAGATGAAGAAG GAATGAATCGAATGCTTCCAATGAGAGAACGttccaaaacagaggaagacattCTCCGGGCAGCACTGAAATCCAGCAGCAAGAGGACCGGAAGTAATCCGACGTCAGCCTCCGAGGACTCCAACGGCCTAGAGTGGGAGAATGATTTTGTTAGTGCTGAAATGGATGATAATGGCAATTCTGAGTATTCTGGATTTGTAAATCCTGTATTAGAACTGTCTGATTCTTGCATAAAGCAATCTGATGCAGATCAACAGAAACGATAG
- the TIFA gene encoding TRAF-interacting protein with FHA domain-containing protein A isoform X2: protein MTRALHLACLLVSHALSGTASCLRRLGRCCHCAASHGPGARRAVPGRASGAWAQRPAEETGGRSPAGAQSPAVRAPGRRAWQRGEDTARIGPRNPARRVPIAPTRVPVAAAGPGAPAESVRTWGACGGHPPRGSASSPPLATCKAVLGSSRTRGPSFQIERSDFPNPLEAGIHADPHGGCLQPPSSWALRA, encoded by the exons ATGACGCGTGCCCTGCACCTGGCTTGCTTG CTGGTAAGTCACGCCCTCTCGGGAACGGCCTCCTGTTTGCGGAGGCTTGGCCGCTGCTGTCACTGCGCAGCATCACACGGGCCGGGAGCGCGGAGGGCGGTCCCGGGCCGGGCATCCGGGGCGTGGGCGCAGCGGCCAGCGGAGGAGACAGGCGGGCGGAGTCCGGCGGGCGCGCAGTCCCCGGCGGTGAGGGCTCCCGGGAGGCGCGCTTGGCAGCGCGGGGAGGACACAGCGCGCATCGGGCCCCGCAACCCTGCTCGGCGCGTCCCCATCGCGCCCACCCGCGTCCCGGTGGCTGCGGCCGGTCCAGGCGCCCCCGCGGAGTCGGTGCGGACGTGGGGCGCGTGCGGTGGCCATCCCCCACGAGGCTCCGCCAGCTCGCCTCCATTAGCGACGTGCAAAGCGGTTCTGGGAAGTTCACGGACTCGGGGACCCAG TTTTCAGATTGAAAGGAGCGACTTCCCAAATCCTCTGGAAGCCGGAATCCACGCTGACCCTCACGGCGGATGTCTGCAGCCACCCAGCAGCTGGGCTTTGCGGGCCTGA